From one Coffea eugenioides isolate CCC68of chromosome 11, Ceug_1.0, whole genome shotgun sequence genomic stretch:
- the LOC113754404 gene encoding probable endo-1,3(4)-beta-glucanase ARB_01444: MLKKVRRKVVTAITKPFKKKGRKTPPPPPPTEPEPAPPSPASPSPPQSLTMSPPKRKHTQPFLFPQSQSVVLPDPSTFFSPNLLSSPLPTNSFFQNFVLKNGDQPEYIHPYLIKSAVSALTVCYPSQSHNSAFIYQIFNADLTISTLNNPNPNATHIISSFSDLSVTLDHPSSNLRFFLVRGSPFLTCNVMGNVALSISTIHAIIGFSSNASLTKYTIKLNNNQTWLLYASSPISLTHDISSITSGVFTGIIRIAALPDSDSRSEAILDRFSSCYPLSGDAIFNRPFCLEYKWEKRGWGDLLMLAHPLHLKLLSSGDCFLTVLNNFKYNSIDGELVGVVGDSWFLKSDPISVNWHSIKGVREETQEEIVNALIKDVEALSTTSISTTSSYFYGKLIARAARFAVIAEEVSYLDVVPAIKKFLKDTIEPWLDGTFGANGFLYDPKWGGIVTKQGSLDSGADFGFGIYNDHHYHLGYFIYAISVLAKIDPFWGKKYRPQAYSMMADFMNLSRRADSSYPRLRCFDLWLLHSWAGGLTEFADGRNQESTSEAVNAYYSAALMGLAYGDTHLVAIGSTIAALEIQSAQTWWHVRENDALYGDEFTRENRVVGVLWANKRDSGLWFAPPEWRECRLGIQELPLLPITEILFSDVEYAKELVEWTLPALAREGVGEGWKGFVYALEGIYDREGALAKIKQLTGYDDGNSLTNLLWWIHSRDDGEEMHERGGKLCWYSHYHH; the protein is encoded by the coding sequence TCTCCCTGATCCCTCCACCTTCTTCTCACCCAACCTCCTCTCCTCCCCACTTCCCACGAATTCTTTCTTtcagaatttcgtcctcaagAACGGTGATCAACCTGAATACATCCATCCTTATCTCATTAAATCTGCAGTCTCTGCCCTCACCGTCTGTTACCCATCTCAATCCCACAACTCGGCTTTCATTTACCAGATCTTTAATGCTGATCTCACCATTTCTACTTTGAACAATCCCAACCCTAATGCCACCCACATCATATCTTCCTTCAGTGACCTCAGTGTCACGTTGGATCATCCTTCGAGCAATTTAAGGTTCTTTCTTGTGAGGGGCAGTCCATTCTTGACTTGCAACGTTATGGGCAATGTTGCGCTCTCAATTTCAACCATCCACGCTATTATTGGCTTTTCTTCTAATGCATCCCTCACCAAGTACACCATCAAGCTCAATAACAATCAGACTTGGCTATTGTATGCTTCTTCACCCATAAGCTTGACTCATGACATATCTAGTATTACTTCTGGTGTGTTTACTGGGATTATAAGGATTGCTGCATTGCCAGATTCTGATTCAAGATCGGAAGCGATTCTTGATCGATTCAGTTCTTGTTATCCACTGTCTGGTGATGCTATTTTCAATAGGCCATTTTGTTTGGAGTACAAATGGGAGAAGAGAGGATGGGGAGATTTGCTAATGCTTGCACATCCTCTCCATCTTAAGCTTCTTTCAAGTGGAGATTGCTTTCTCACTGTCTTAAATAATTTTAAGTACAACAGCATCGATGGTGAGCTGGTAGGCGTTGTTGGAGATTCATGGTTTCTGAAAAGTGATCCTATCTCTGTAAATTGGCATTCGATAAAAGGTGTTCGGGAGGAAACGCAAGAAGAAATAGTTAATGCTCTTATCAAGGATGTGGAGGCCCTTAGTACAACTTCCATATCCACTACTTCATCTTATTTCTATGGTAAATTGATTGCTAGAGCTGCAAGATTTGCAGTGATTGCCGAAGAAGTGTCTTACCTTGATGTGGTTCCAGCTATTAAAAAGTTCTTGAAGGATACCATTGAGCCTTGGTTAGATGGCACATTTGGGGCAAACGGGTTCTTATATGATCCAAAATGGGGTGGAATTGTGACTAAACAAGGATCATTGGATTCTGGGGCtgattttgggtttggaatttACAATGACCACCATTATCATCTAGGCTATTTCATTTATGCAATTTCTGTGCTTGCAAAGATTGATCCTTTTTGGGGGAAGAAGTATAGGCCCCAGGCTTACTCAATGATGGCAGACTTCATGAACTTAAGCAGGAGAGCAGATTCTAGTTATCCACGTCTGAGGTGTTTTGACTTGTGGTTATTGCATTCTTGGGCTGGAGGATTGACGGAGTTTGCAGATGGAAGGAATCAGGAAAGCACAAGCGAGGCTGTAAATGCATACTATTCAGCAGCTTTGATGGGGTTGGCCTATGGAGACACCCATCTTGTTGCCATTGGATCAACTATTGCAGCTCTAGAGATTCAGTCAGCGCAAACATGGTGGCATGTGAGAGAGAACGACGCTCTATATGGAGACGAATTTACTAGAGAGAACAGAGTGGTTGGCGTCTTGTGGGCTAACAAAAGGGACAGTGGACTTTGGTTTGCTCCACCCGAATGGCGGGAGTGTAGGCTGGGAATTCAGGAGCTGCCTCTGTTACCTATAACCGAGATTTTGTTCTCGGATGTTGAGTATGCCAAAGAGCTCGTGGAATGGACGTTGCCAGCTTTGGCAAGGGAAGGGGTTGGAGAAGGGTGGAAGGGGTTTGTCTATGCCTTGGAAGGGATTTATGACAGAGAAGGTGCTTTGGCTAAGATCAAGCAACTGACTGGGTATGATGATGGGAACTCTCTTACAAATCTTTTATGGTGGATTCACAGTAGAGATGATGGAGAAGAGATGCATGAAAGAGGAGGCAAATTGTGCTGGTATAGTCACTATCATCACTGA
- the LOC113754405 gene encoding protein trichome birefringence-like 19, with product MKPRITDALASPCPDNPKPLILFISSSLLLTTLFCLYNYSFSPGQQGIIVYYSLLPSSGNVGNSTGTSSKSQCNLFSGDWVPCAEGPYYTNATNCEMDDRQNCMKFGRPDTEFMKWRWKPYECELPLFDATEFLELMRGKSMAFIGDSLARNQLQSLLCMLASVADPTIVAHAPFAKIRLWFYAEYNFTLAFYWSFHLVRSEDAEVNVNLTRMNVYLDEVDETWATQVENFNFLIISSGQWFLRPLMYYEKGKLVGCYLCKKQNITDLDVFYGYKMAFRTSFRTLLNLEKFKGITFLRTFTPSHYENGYWNEGGTCSRTRPTPKHEMKLSDYFSELHSTQVAELTAAETEARKTRGPKFRMLEVTEMMTLRPDGHPSHYGHPASANIKNPDCAHWCLPGPIDTWNEALLQMLKTEG from the exons ATGAAGCCTCGAATCACTGATGCACTTGCCAGCCCATGTCCTGATAATCCCAAGCCTTTGATTTTGTTCATCTCATCATCTCTTCTCCTCACCACTCTTTTCTGCTTGTATAACTACTCATTTTCCCCAGGGCAGCAGGGGATTATTGTTTACTACAGTTTATTGCCTTCCAGCGGAAATGTTGGTAATTCTACCGGCACAAGTTCAAAGAGCCAATGCAATTTATTTTCTGGAGACTGGGTTCCCTGTGCCGAAGGGCCTTACTATACAAATGCCACTAACTGTGAGATGGATGATCGGCAAAACTGCATGAAATTCGGCCGGCCGGACACGGAATTTATGAAGTGGAGGTGGAAGCCTTACGAATGCGAGCTGCCCTTATTTGATGCAACCGAGTTTTTGGAACTCATGAGAGGAAAATCCATGGCCTTCATCGGTGATTCGCTCGCTAGGAACCAGCTGCAATCGTTGCTCTGCATGTTAGCCAGT GTAGCCGATCCCACTATAGTAGCACATGCCCCATTTGCGAAAATTAGGCTGTGGTTCTATGCAGAATACAATTTCACATTAGCATTTTACTGGTCCTTCCATCTGGTTAGATCAGAAGATGCCGAAGTCAACGTCAACCTCACTAGGATGAATGTCTACTTGGATGAGGTTGATGAGACCTGGGCAACTCAAGTCGAGAATTTCAATTTTCTGATTATCTCCTCTGGACAGTGGTTCCTTAGGCCACTCATGTACTATGAAAAGGGAAAGCTTGTAGGTTGTTACCTCTGCAAAAAACAAAACATCACAGACCTTGATGTATTCTACGGCTACAAAATGGCCTTCAGAACATCGTTTAGGACGCTGCTGAATCTAGAGAAATTTAAAGGGATTACGTTCCTGAGGACGTTTACGCCGTCCCATTATGAGAATGGATATTGGAATGAAGGTGGGACTTGTTCCAGAACAAGGCCAACTCCAAAACATGAAATGAAGTTGAGTGACTACTTTTCGGAGCTTCATTCAACTCAAGTAGCAGAGTTAACAGCTGCAGAGACAGAAGCGAGGAAAACTAGGGGACCCAAGTTTAGGATGCTAGAAGTCACTGAAATGATGACGCTGAGGCCGGATGGTCACCCAAGTCACTATGGACATCCGGCTAGTGCAAATATCAAGAACCCGGATTGTGCCCATTGGTGCCTTCCTGGCCCCATTGATACATGGAACGAGGCCTTACTTCAAATGCTGAAGACCGAAGGGTAG
- the LOC113754364 gene encoding uncharacterized protein LOC113754364: MAGLLAWAADVVGAGGHDNGEDDNADSIPLIFTPEQLTYVQELDRKASSLRRSIQDLRLGLPPPDISQRLPHLHAHSLASNAALALQLNAHSATKEQVQLREFTLQEENAEYEKTIENCENKIRERLQEADLLQNKLKELDSTEKNLEFELQSLQAAVIASQFERSSESSVETNRLDEDEEAAEDAKSALLDKLENKKNELASFEEIVQDLEKKWAKVQENAAKRPSPAQREKMLDKQLHSLIEQLEVKQAQAERLVSEIHLNEMELERLNALSRSLETSGADVNNTARNRFGRIGSGKGPAASDYIVDPHHKPQIGGRTETLQRLMLLRSAFVVYVLALHILVFIRLAF; this comes from the exons ATGGCGGGATTGTTAGCATGGGCGGCGGACGTGGTCGGAGCTGGAGGGCATGACAACGGGGAAGACGACAATGCTGATTCAATCCCTTTAATTTTCACTCCGGAACAGCTTACTTATGTCCAAGAATTGGACCGAAAAGCCTCTTCTCTCCGCCGTTCCATTCAAGATCTACGGCTTGGATTGCCCCCACCGGACATCTCTCAACGCCTCCCCCACCTCCATGCCCACTCCCTAGCCTCTAACGCTGCCCTCGCCCTTCAGTTAAACGCCCACTCCGCCACTAAAGAACAG GTGCAATTAAGAGAATTTACTTTGCAAGAAGAAAATGCTGAGTATGAAAAGACTATAGAAAATTGCGAGAATAAGATACGGGAGAGGTTGCAGGAAGCAGATTTGCTTCAGAATAAGCTGAAG GAATTGGACTCAACTGAAAAGAACCTGGAATTTGAGTTACAAAGTTTGCAAGCTGCAGTTATTGCCAGTCAGTTTGAGCGGTCCAGTGAATCATCTGTAGAAACCAACAGGCTGGATGAAGATGAAGAAGCTGCAGAAGATGCAAAATCTGCGCTACTGGATAAGTTGGAGAACAAGAAAAATGAACTA GCTTCATTTGAAGAAATCGTTCAAGACTTGGAGAAAAAGTGGgccaaggtacaagaaaatgcAGCTAAGCGACCTTCTCCAG CTCAGCGGGAGAAAATGTTGGATAAACAACTTCATAGCCTTATTGAGCAGCTCGAGGTGAAACAG GCCCAGGCAGAACGCCTTGTGAGTGAAATTCATCTAAACGAAATGGAGTTGGAAAGACTAAATGCATTATCAAGGAGCCTTGAGACCAGCGGTGCTGATGTAAATAATACAGCAAGAAATAGATTTGGCAGAATTGGTTCTGGCAAGGGACCTGCTGCTTCAGATTATATAGTTGATCCCCATCACAAGCCTCAAATTGGCGGGCGCACAGAGACTTTGCAGAGATTAATGCTGCTCAGGTCGGCATTCGTGGTTTATGTTTTAGCTCTACACATCTTGGTTTTCATTAGGCTGGCATTCTGA
- the LOC113752981 gene encoding cinnamoyl-CoA reductase-like SNL6 encodes MVMKGCKEVALAKMSFPKAPLVLLDGEKADRKSVGNAFACYSYSPERRIVCVTSANSCLGAHLAKKLLARGYLVRVTIQNPGNYEDMKELLNEEEISQLESVVVAKMGDVESLCDAFRGCHGIFHTSAFIDPRGISGYTERMAFLEAEGARNVIEACGRAAYSKRCIFTSSLLATFWKGDENDTGQVKVDEGCWSDEDFCRENKLWLALGKTRAEKVAWRKARELKVNLVTLCPSLLMAPSFPNALVETSIPYLKGGQIMFRRGVLATEDVNEMAETHAGVYQDMDYGACGRYICYGKIITRLEEAIQLESSLKMHGLLSGETAGQLVSGEADGIPPNLTNSKLTKLLDRASRRVSCHPSQSLLTSKFLT; translated from the exons ATGGTGATGAAGGGGTGTAAGGAAGTTGCATTAGCAAAAATGTCTTTCCCAAAAGCGCCACTGGTTTTGTTGGATGGAGAAAAAGCCGATCGCAAGTCTGTTGGCAACGCTTTTGCCTGCTATTCATACTCGCCGGAGAGACGAATTGTATGCGTCACCAGCGCCAACTCGTGCTTGGGTGCTCACTTGGCCAAGAAGCTATTGGCTCGTGGTTACCTTGTTCGAGTCACCATTCAGAATCCAG GGAATTACGAGGACATGAAGGAGCTCCTGAATGAAGAAGAGATAAGCCAATTAGAGAGTGTGGTGGTGGCAAAGATGGGAGATGTAGAAAGTCTCTGTGATGCTTTTAGAGGTTGCCATGGAATTTTTCACACCTCCGCTTTCATTGATCCGCGTGGAATATCTGGTTATACG GAACGAATGGCATTTCTTGAGGCAGAAGGAGCAAGAAATGTGATTGAAGCTTGCGGTAGAGCTGCATACTCGAAAAGATGCATCTTCACCTCTTCCCTTCTCGCAACTTTCTGGAAGGGTGACGAAAATGACACTGGACAAGTCAAAGTAGATGAGGGTTGTTGGAGTGATGAGGACTTCTGTAGAGAAAACAAG CTATGGCTTGCCTTGGGTAAAACAAGAGCTGAGAAGGTTGCTTGGAGGAAGGCACGAGAACTGAAGGTCAATCTCGTTACCCTCTGCCCCAGCCTCCTGATGGCTCCATCATTCCCAAATGCTCTTGTTGAAACCTCGATTCCTTACCTTAAAG GTGGGCAAATCATGTTTCGACGAGGCGTTTTAGCGACTGAAGATGTGAATGAGATGGCAGAGACACATGCGGGCGTTTACCAGGACATGGATTATGGGGCTTGTGGACGATATATTTGCTATGGAAAAATAATTACAAGATTAGAAGAGGCCATTCAACTTGAGAGTAGCTTGAAGATGCATGGCCTGCTGTCTGGAGAAACTGCAGGTCAACTAGTCTCTGGGGAAGCTGACGGGATCCCTCCTAACCTTACTAACTCCAAGCTCACCAAACTGTTGGACCGTGCTTCCCGGCGGGTATCTTGCCATCCGTCCCAATCACTTCTAACTTCTAAGTTCCTAACCTAA
- the LOC113753234 gene encoding uncharacterized protein LOC113753234, translating into MGEEEDPQKLKRIAAAAYDYDNDPRWADYWSNVLIPPHMASRPDVVEHFKRKFYQRYIDPDLVVEPMSTSSSSQAARPSAQQASSSSSSTSHDQSRPRNAGSTGRTSGASTTQTPSATSLRWDRQTIQFSVNAWVLVVAVLAIFPLVPRDLSMRAFRLAFVGTACSSLYSLYSLYGKPRAWNMQAVQVWFQSVFVGKDFIYFIYCLTFVTSNLYLKFALIPVLSRALEHVAKFLRRNFSRSTLYRKYLEDACVWVESNTTTLNILSSQAEIGNGFLLIVSLISWQRNIIQAFMYWQLLKLMYHAPATGNYHRSAWAKIGRTVNPLIHRYAPFLNTPISAIQRWWFR; encoded by the exons ATGGGAGAAGAGGAGGATCCACAGAAATTGAAGAGAATAGCGGCGGCGGCATACGACTACGACAACGACCCTAGATGGGCGGACTATTGGTCCAACGTCCTCATCCCGCCCCACATGGCCTCCCGCCCCGACGTCGTTGAACACTTCAAGCGCAAGTTCTACCAGCGCTACATC GACCCTGATCTTGTTGTTGAGCCGATGTCTACTAGCAGTTCCTCTCAGGCAGCAAGACCATCAGCACAGCaagcatcatcatcatcttcgtcAACTTCACATGACCAGTCACGACCCCGTAATGCAG GGTCAACTGGAAGAACATCTGGTGCATCTACAACACAAACTCCTAGTGCAACATCTCTGCGATGGGATCGGCAAACTATACAGTTCTCAGTCAATGCTTGG GTCTTGGTTGTGGCAGTTCTTGCTATTTTTCCACTTGTGCCAAGGGATCTATCCATGAGGGCATTTCGGTTAGCCTTCGTAGGGACTGCTTGCTCGTCCCTATATTCATTGTACTCATTATATGGG AAACCCAGAGCATGGAATATGCAAGCGGTGCAAGTGTGGTTTCAGTCAGTATTTGTCGGCAAGGATTTTATTTACTTCATTTACTGCTTGACATTCGTCACCTCAAATCTTTACCTCAAGT TTGCTTTGATTCCAGTATTAAGCCGAGCGCTTGAGCATGTTGCCAAGTTCCTGAGGCGAAATTTTAGCCGATCAACCTTGTATAG GAAATACTTGGAAGATGCTTGTGTTTGGGTTGAGTCAAACACAACAACCCTTAATATCCTGTCCTCACAAGCTGAAATTGGCAATGGCTTCCTTCTTATTGTTTCACTTATCTC GTGGCAGCGCAATATAATACAAGCATTCATGTACTGGCAG CTTCTAAAGCTCATGTATCATGCTCCTGCAACTGGCAATTACCACCGAAGTGCTTGGGCTAAGATTGGGAGGACTGTAAATCCACTCATCCATCGCTATGCACCATTCTTGAATACCCCTATTTCTGCTATCCAGAGATGGTGGTTCAGGTAG
- the LOC113754451 gene encoding probable isoprenylcysteine alpha-carbonyl methylesterase ICMEL2, with product MATTSASLPSSKSCDAIKQMEIEPLCSPTGSTSSTLDHLHPRRRPIKKPLSAPARQQSFSREMRHAAAETYLLTTLSFKLLSYLGVGYRWIMRLIALGIYAMLLMPGFLQVVFYYYFSSQVRRSVIYGDQPRNRLDLHLPPRQDCKKPVVIFVTGGAWIIGYKAWGSLLGQQLAERDIIVASLDYRNFPQGTISDMVKDVSQGIAFVCNNISGYGGDPNRIYLMGQSAGAHITACALMDQAFKESRGEDVAWSVSQIKAYFGLSGGYNLPNLVDHFHSRGLYRSIFLSIMEGEQSLKQFSPEILVQVLSSKDVVSILPQIFLFHGTSDSSIPSDASKAFVDALKRVGAQAELILYDGKTHTDLFLQDPLRGGKDELFDYVVAFIHADDTEALAKDAAARPRRRLVPEILLKLARIVSPF from the exons ATGGCCACCACCTCTGCCAGTCTTCCCTCAAGCAAGTCTTGCGATGCTATAAAGCAAATGGAGATTGAGCCCCTGTGTTCTCCTACTGGTTCCACCTCTTCTACCCTCGACCACCTCCACCCCAGGCGGAGACCCATAAAGAAGCCCTTGTCAGCGCCAGCGCGTCAACAATCCTTTAGCCGTGAAATGCGCCACGCCGCCGCCGAGACTTATCTGCTCACCACCCTCAGCTTCAAGCTTCTTTCTTACCTCGG GGTGGGCTACCGGTGGATCATGAGACTCATAGCTCTTGGGATTTATGCCATGTTACTCATGCCAGGATTTCTCCAAG TTGtattttattattacttttcaAGCCAAGTTCGTCGAAGTGTCATTTATGGAGATCAACCAAGAAACAG GCTGGATCTACATCTGCCTCCAAGACAAGATTGCAAAAAACCTGTTGTGATATTTGTGACTGGTGGAGCCTGGATCATAGG ATACAAAGCATGGGGTTCTCTCCTAGGGCAGCAATTAGCTGAAAGAGACATCATTGTTGCATCCCTGGATTATAG AAATTTTCCTCAGGGGACAATCAGTGATATGGTTAAAGATGTTTCTCAAGGAATAGCTTTTGTTTGCAACAATATCAGTGGTTATGGGGGTGATCCAAACAG GATTTATCTAATGGGCCAATCAGCTGGTGCACATATAACTGCATGTGCTCTTATGGATCAGGCATTCAAAGAATCTAGAGGAGAGGACGTTGCATGGTCTGTCTCCCAGATAAAAGCTTATTTTGGCTTATCAGGGGG GTACAATCTACCCAACTTAGTTGATCATTTCCATTCTCGAGGCCTGTACCGCTCCATCTTTCTGAG TATAATGGAGGGGGAGCAATCCTTGAAACAATTTTCACCTGAAATTCTTGTTCAGGTCTTGAGCTCAAAAGATGTAGTCTCTATACTGCCCCAGATATTCCTTTTTCATGGCACTTCAGATAGTTCCATACCATCAGATGCAAG TAAAGCATTTGTAGATGCTCTTAAGAGAGTTGGGGCTCAGGCTGAGTTGATTTTATACGATGGAAAAACGCATACCGATTTGTTTCTCCAG GATCCTCTCAGAGGTGGTAAAGATGAACTGTTTGACTATGTGGTTGCCTTTATACACGCCGATGACACAGAAGCTCTTGCTAAGGATGCTGCGGCACGTCCAAGGAGACGGCTTGTTCCTGAGATTTTGTTGAAGTTGGCGCGCATTGTCAGCCCCTTTTAA